Proteins from a single region of Candidatus Micrarchaeum acidiphilum ARMAN-2:
- a CDS encoding glycosyltransferase, translated as MKRKLFIYGTIFNNSLWVRDSIKSIQLLKPAAIYICDNFSTDGTYELLKNLNRRYKNIYIVRVKSSRGKGRQVALDLVYKASKNTDLAMYVDFDTIYKKPYLLLIQKLIEAIKGKEVSIGMLATIKTNKLCKFKNLNAAEDVERYAHFIALGCKLIDVPKTAKQYKNLATESIKGNRLISRELYYSKNPIRLVRWTIDLYRGHAYDNYKNALTDKASQIIKFIDIFGFFDG; from the coding sequence ATGAAGAGAAAACTTTTTATTTATGGTACTATCTTCAATAATTCTTTGTGGGTAAGGGACAGTATAAAAAGTATACAATTGCTAAAACCTGCTGCAATATATATTTGTGATAATTTTTCTACAGATGGAACTTATGAACTATTAAAAAATCTGAATAGAAGATATAAGAATATATATATAGTTAGAGTAAAAAGCAGCAGGGGTAAAGGCCGTCAAGTTGCGCTTGATTTAGTATACAAAGCGTCTAAAAATACTGACTTGGCCATGTATGTTGATTTTGATACAATATATAAAAAGCCTTATTTGTTACTTATTCAAAAATTAATTGAAGCAATAAAAGGTAAAGAAGTATCAATAGGCATGCTTGCTACAATTAAAACAAATAAACTATGTAAATTTAAGAATTTGAATGCCGCAGAAGATGTTGAAAGATACGCCCACTTTATTGCTTTAGGATGTAAACTAATTGATGTTCCCAAAACAGCTAAACAATATAAAAATCTGGCGACAGAATCAATTAAGGGTAATAGGTTAATATCGCGCGAATTGTACTATTCGAAAAATCCAATCAGGTTGGTAAGGTGGACCATTGATTTATATCGCGGGCATGCATACGATAATTATAAAAATGCATTAACTGATAAAGCATCTCAAATTATAAAGTTTATTGACATTTTTGGCTTTTTTGATGGCTAA
- a CDS encoding peptidase dimerization domain protein → MDLFEGVKYGIIGEASFMGSKMNMQTAQKGAMNIDITFRGKAAHGSRPWLGDNAILKAIKFIDSYQQAAENLKTEDRLLGKGSVNIGTINGGTASNVVPDTCRVEVDRRLVPGETAEEALGQVKSVLESLGISAEISVPVSRGAYKLRTDSKILEIMRHAAGENFSEIGATGYTEAELYNARAGIDSVVFGPGEKEVIHQVDEYVPIKNLLEAANVYEKVIREWCF, encoded by the coding sequence ATGGACCTTTTCGAAGGTGTCAAATACGGCATAATAGGAGAGGCGTCTTTCATGGGCTCTAAAATGAACATGCAGACCGCACAGAAAGGTGCCATGAACATCGATATCACCTTTAGGGGCAAGGCTGCCCACGGCTCAAGGCCGTGGCTGGGCGACAACGCGATACTCAAGGCGATAAAATTTATAGATTCATACCAGCAGGCGGCGGAAAATCTAAAAACTGAAGACAGACTCCTGGGAAAGGGCTCGGTCAACATAGGCACGATAAATGGAGGGACTGCCAGCAACGTGGTACCAGATACTTGCAGGGTTGAGGTAGACAGAAGGTTGGTTCCTGGCGAAACTGCTGAAGAGGCGCTGGGGCAGGTTAAAAGTGTGCTTGAATCTCTCGGGATAAGCGCGGAGATAAGCGTGCCTGTGTCCAGAGGGGCGTATAAGCTTAGGACCGATTCTAAGATACTGGAGATAATGAGGCATGCAGCTGGTGAAAACTTCAGTGAAATAGGCGCAACCGGATATACCGAAGCAGAACTTTACAATGCAAGAGCTGGCATAGATTCTGTTGTATTTGGACCTGGCGAAAAGGAGGTAATCCACCAAGTCGATGAATATGTACCGATAAAGAACCTTCTTGAGGCTGCAAATGTCTACGAGAAGGTAATACGGGAATGGTGCTTCTAG
- a CDS encoding cold-shock DNA-binding domain protein — protein sequence MFNSERGFGFITGEDGKDIYVHSTAIEGGATLAVGDAVEYEVEQAERGPRAKKVKKI from the coding sequence ATGTTTAACTCTGAAAGGGGTTTCGGATTCATTACGGGAGAAGACGGAAAAGACATATACGTGCACAGCACGGCTATTGAAGGCGGAGCAACACTGGCGGTTGGCGACGCAGTAGAGTACGAAGTCGAGCAGGCTGAAAGAGGCCCAAGGGCAAAGAAGGTAAAGAAGATATAA